The nucleotide window GTCGAGACGCACGAGTCGAAGCGAACCCTGTTCCAGCTGCAGGTCTCCTAGCCGCCGGCTCGCCTCGTCCGGCCGCCAGACCGCTGGCCCGAATGAGCGACAGGACCGGTCCGCCTGGCCTCGATCGAGGCCAGGCGGACCCGGTTACGACGGACGACGAGCCAGCAGGGGACGTTGGCCGCCGCCGCGACGAGGCCGACGACGAGGGCCGCGGACCGGCTCCGCCGTAGCTCGGCAGTGACCAACGGCACGGCTACCGCGGCGCACAGGACGTGGACCAGTTCGGCGCGCCTGGCCTCCACGGCGTATGCCGTCAGGGCCGCCGGCGAGCTGCCCGCAAGCCGCGTCTTCGACCGGCCACCGAACCAGGTGCCGGCGTCCGGCACGGTCCTGCCGAGCCAGGCCACCGGCAGGCGGCGGTAGTTCTGCGGTGTGTCCCAACGAGTCAGTCGCAGCACGGTGTGGTCGTGATCGACCATCGCCCGCGGCCACCGCGGGGCGGTGGCACCCACCACGACGCTCCAGCCGACCATCAGGGCCAGGTCGGTGGCCAACCGTGTCGCCACTGTCCGCACGTCGATCACCTCCACCCGCTGCAGCGGCAGCGCACCGTAGCGGGAGGATCGGGCCGAGGCACAGCAGTGCCGCCGCGGCCCGCGGGGCCGCCGGACAGAGAGGACCCGCCATGTCCAGTCGTACGTACGGCGTCACCGAGGTCGTCGGCACGTCCCCGAACGGTGTCGACGACGCGATCCGCAACGCTGTCAGCAGGGCCGCGAAGACGGTTCGGCACCTCGACTGGTTCACCGTGCAGGAGATCCGCGGCTACATCCGTGACGGCGGCGTCGATCACACCCAGGTCACCTTGAAACTGGGTTTCCGGCTCGAAGACGCCTAGCCGGCGTTACCGCCGGAGTTTCGGCGAACACCGGATCCTTCGGGACCGCTGAGGTTCTAGCAGTCCGGCTCAGTCGATCGGCCACCGCTCGTCGGCCTCGGGCCGGCCGAACAGGAAGCCCTGGCCCTGGTCCCAGCCGAGCAGGTGCAGCATCGAGGCTTGCTCCTCGGTCTCCACGCCCTCGGCCACCCCGACCAGACCGAGTCCGCGGGCCAGCCCCGCCAGGCCCTCCGCCAACCGGTTCGCCGGACTGTCCCCGTCGGTGAGGTCGGCGACGAAACTGCGGTCCAGTTTGATGCCGCGGACCGGCAGGTCCCGCAGCTGAGCGATCGACGAGAACCCGGTGCCGAAGTCGTCGATGAGCAGCCGGACGCCGTGGCTGGTCAGCATCTCCAGATCCGCACGAGCCGCTGGGGCGAGGTTGAGCACGGCGCTCTCGGTGACCTCGAGGACCAGCCGCTGCGGCGCGAGATCGTGGCGGGCCAGCGCGTTGGTGATCTTCGCTGCACAGTCCGGCCGGGACAGTTGCACGGCCGACACGTTCATCGTGACGTAGCCGGGCCAGTTCCGCCGGTGGGCCAGGAATCGGCAGACCTGCTCTAGCACGACTGTGCCGATCGGGACGACCAGGCCGCTGTCCTCAGCGACCGGCAGGAAGTCGGCCGGGGACAGCAGCCCGCGGTCTGGATGGTGCCAGCGCACCAGTGCTTCGTACGCGCGCACCTGCCGGGACTGCAGGTGCACGATCGGCTGGAAGTGCACGACCAGCTCGTCGCGGTCCAGCGCCCCCCGCAACTCGTCCTCGACGGTCAGCCGCGCGACGGCCTCGGCACGCATCTGGTCGTCGAAGACCTCCCACCTCGCCCGGCCGTTTCCCTTGGCGCGGTACAACGCGATGTCCGCGTCGCGCAACAGGTCTTCGGCGTCGCTACTGCAATCGCTGACCGCCACGCCGATGCTCGTGGTCGGCACGATGCGACGGCCCCGGACAACGACCTCCCGGGAAACCGCGTCGGTGACCTGGCTGGCGACCAGCTGCGCGTCGGCCGCAGCTCGCAACCCGCGCAGCACCACGACGAACTCGTCGCCGCCGATCCGGCCGACCGTGTCACCGTTGCGTACCGAGCCGCGGATGCGTTCGGCGACAGCGACAAGCACCTGGTCGCCGGCGGCGTGCCCGAGGGAATCGTTGACCACCTTGAAGTTGTCCAGGTCGCAGTACAGGACCCCGACCGTACCGCCGGAGACCCGGGCTTCGGCGACGGCCCGCTGCAGGTCGTCCTGCACTCGGGCGCGGTTGGCGAGACCAGTCAGGACATCGTGAAAGGCGCGGAACGCCAACGCTTCACGCGCGTGCTTGGTCGCGGTGATGTCCTCGGCCTGCCAGACGTAGAACATCGGGCGGTCGTCGGTGTCCCGCATCAGCGACAACGATCGGCGGATCCACAGCACAGCGCCGTCGGCGCGCATCAGGCGCTGCTCTCCGGTGTGGTGCATCTCGTCGCCGGCCAGCAGCTGGCCCATCGCCCAGCGATCTGCCTCGACGTCGTCGGCGTGCACGACGTCGCAGGTACGCCGCTCCTGCAGCCAGCTCTCCTGCCGGTCCAGCAGCACGCACAACGCGGGATTGGCCGACCGGAAGCGACCGTCGAGGTCCAGTACGGCGATCGCGTTGGGGGCGCCGTCCAAGGTCCGGCGGAACCGCTCCTCGGACGCCTCGAGCTGCTGGCGCGCGGTGACCTCGTCCTGCACGTCGCGCAGCGTGAGCAGCAGGTCGGCCTCCTGCTCAGGCCGGGCCAAGGCGGTCGCCCCCAACGACATCCACCGCATGTCACCGGTCGCGCTGAGCACCCGGATCTCGGTGCGGCCCAGCCCCACCTCGTGGGCACGATCGCGGGCGACGCTCAGCCGGACCCGGTCGTCACCGTGCACCAGGTCGTCCACGACCCGGCCCAGCAGGTCGACCGGATGCCATCCCAGCACCGCGATGACCGACGGGGAGATCCAGCCGATACCGCCGCGGGAGTCGGTCTGCACGAGCACATCACTGGCGTGCTCGACCAGCATGCGGAACCGCTCCTCGGAGGCTTCCAGCAACTGCCGGGCAGCGCGGCGGTCGGTGATGTCCTCGATCTGGCTGATGAAACTCACCGGCGTGCCGTGCTCGTCGCGCAGCAGCGCGACGTGCAGGTGCACCCAGACCACGGCACCGCCGCGGCGGAGGTACCGCTTCTCAAGGCTGTAGCGCGGGATCGTCCCGGCGACCAACTGGTGCACCAGCGCGACGTCGGCGGCCAGGTCGTCGGGGTGGGTGATGTCCTGGAACGTCAGGCCGAGCAGGTCCTGTTCGGGATATCGGGTGAGTTCACACAGCGCCCGATTGACCCGGGTGAATCGGCCGTCGAGGGCGACGATCGCCATGCCGATCGGCGCGCTGTCGAGCGCGACCTCGAAGACCCGAGTCGCCAGATCGATCGGAACCACGTCGGTGGTGAGGGCGCCCACTTCACCTCCCGGGGAACGTCGAGGGCCCCGACTCGTGCCCGGTGTCCCCCGGTCGTGCCGCACGGCGGGATTCGTCGGCACGCCCCCAACCCTGGCCCCGTCCGCAGCCGACGGCCGCGCGACGGCATCGTCCGGTCACCCGAACGGAGCAACCGCCCTCACGGCACCGCCGGCAGCGCCCGGTCCAGCAGTCGCAGCACGAGCCCCAACACGACGAACAGGACCGTGACGGCCAGACAGTTCACCGCGACCTGGCCGTAGCCGTGGGCGGTCACATCGATGAACGGGTACGGGTACCACTGCAGCTGCGCGCCGCGGATCAGCGTGTAGGCCAGCCACAGCAACGGATAGATCAGTGCCCACGGAATCGTCAGCCAGCTGATCCGCGGGCGCGGTCCCACCAGCAGCCAGCCGACCACGACCAGCGTCGGTGTCACGTAGTGCAGCCCGATGTTCGTCCAGTAGAAGCTGCCCTGCGGGTGGGAGTCGCCGCGCAACACCGTGACGTACACCAGCCCGGTCACAGCGATGCACAGCAACGAATCGAGCCGGATCACCCGCCAGATCCGACCGTCACGGGCCGGGTCGGCGACCAGCACCACACAGCAGACGACGACGATGATGTTGCTCTGCACCGTGAAGTACGAGAAGTAGTCCTGCAGGGGCCGGCCAGCGCCGTACAGCCGGGCGGTCTGCACCCCGTCAACGACCAGCGACACCGCACTGATCAGCCCGGTGACCGCGAAGATCACTCGCGCCAGCAGCCGCACCCCCGCCGAACTCGGCTGCGTCGGTCCGGGGACGCCGAGCGCGTCGCGCCCGGTGGTGGCTGGTCCGGTCATCCGCTCAGGGTAGGCGGGAGGTGCCGGGCCGGAGCACGGTGACGGTGCGTCAACCGATGTCACCCGATCGCCGGGTCAAGAACCTGCTGCCGGATCACGACACCAGAAGGGATGTCGCCCAACGGAAACCCCTCGCGACGCCGCCGGCTGTGGGCCGCGGTGCCGATCGCGCTGGCCGTGGCCGCGCTCGCCGCACCCATGGCGACCGCGTCATGGGGTCCGGCGTACGACGACGGTTCCGCCGTCGGGGCGAGCACCGCCGCCGGGATCCGGCCGGTGGCCGGCTCGATCCCGGGCACCCCAACGGACGGCGGCACGGCGAACGGCGGCACGGCGAACGGCGGCACGGCACCGGAGCCCGTCCCGACACCAACCGCGACCACGGCAGGACCGACCGCACCGAACTCGACCGCACCAGCCGCGACGCCGGCCGCGACGGCACCGGCCGCACCCAGCGCTGCCGGGTCGGCCAGCCCGGCACCGTCGCGCGCCACCACGGCGGCCGCCACTCGAACGCCGGCCACGCCGTCGGTCACCCGAAAGGCGAAGTCCGGCACGGTGACCGCCGCGACCACCGTGCCGCAGCCGGAGGTCCGGACCCGCGTCATCTCGTCGTACGTCGTCGCGCCCGGCTCGCAGGCGGCCATCGACGCCTGCCGGCTGGTGCTGTGGTGGAAGCGGCCGCTGTGGCTGGCCGGCCACGACTACTGCGGCTTCTCCTGGCTCGCCGCCGTCCCTGTCGGGCAACGGGTCCAGGTGACGAGCGGTCCGGCGAAGGGCACGTACGTCGTCACCGCACACCGCACCCTGAACCGTCGGTCCGGCGCGCTGCCGCACTTCGCCGCCGACCTGGTCCTGCAGACCTGCATCACCGGCGGCACCGGGTTCAGCCTGCTGAACCGCGTGAGCTGAGCCACCGGCGCGGCCGGACTGCCAGGATCGCCGCGTGCGCCTTCGGACTCCCCGGCTCCCATCACCGCACGTCGCGGACCCCGGCCGGACCGTGTTGCGCCGGGCGCTGCGGGTCGCCGTCGTCCTGACCGCGGCGTTCCTGCTGCTGCGCTACGGAGTGGGCTCGACCGCCGCGACGACGTTCGGTGCGTTCTCCGCGTTCGCCCTGCTGGTGTTCGCCGACTTCGGTGGCCCGCTGCGGCGGCGATTCCTCGCGTACGCGGTCGCCTCGGTGGTCGGTCTGGGCGTGGTCGCCTTCGGCCAGGTGGTCTCCGGGTCGCTCCCGGTCGCCGTGATCGCCGCGTTCGGAGTCGGCTTCGTGGTCTCGTACTCGGCGATGCTGCGCGGGTACGTCGCTGCGGCCGGCCCGGCGCTGCAACTGGGCTTCGTCATCCCCGTCACGCTGCAGCAACCGATCGCCGAGCTGCCGCAGTTCCTGCTGGGATGGGCGGTCGGATCGGCGATGGCCACCGTCGGTGCGGTCGTGCTGTGGCCGGTGAACCGACGCAGCCAACTACGCCGGCAGGCCGCCCGCGCGTGCCGGTCCCTCGCGACGGTGGTCCGCGCCCGGTGGGCCGCCGCGCCCGCGGGAACCGCGGACCGTGACGTGGTCGAGGAGGGTCTGACCGAGCTCGACGCGGCGGTCGCCGGGGTCGACCAGCAGTACGCCGGCAAGCCGTTCCGGCCAGCCGGTGCCACGGTCCACGAACGGGCCCTCATGCAGCTGGTCGACGAGCTGCATCGGCTGAAGACGTTCCTGCACTGGGCATTGCGCGGTCGCGCCGACACGCCTGCGGCCGCCGACCCGCCGTCGACCGCCGCCGACGCGGAGTTGGCCACCGACACCGCGGCCCTGCTGGAGCGCGCCGCGGCCTCGTTGGACGGCCGGCCGGAGCTGCCGGACGTCGCCGGACTGGCAGCCGCGCGAAGCCGCCACCGGGATCGCACCGAAGCCTGGGTCGCCGGTGCGATGGGGCCGCAGACGACGACGGCCCCGGGCGCGGTCGTCGACCGGCTCGCCGCGGCCTACCCGCTGCGGGTGACCTCGATGCTCAGCACCCTGGTCGCCGACCGGGTCGCGGTGTCGCTGGGGGGACGCCCGATGCTGGACGGCGCCGATTCACTGCCCGTCCCCGGCGCGGCGGAGATCCTGCGAGCGCAGCTGAGCCTCCGGTCGCCCTGGTTGCGCAACGCGCTACGAGCCGGCCTGGGTCTGGCCCTGGCGATGGCCGTCGCTCTGCTGAGCGGTGTGCAGCACGGCTTCTGGGTCGTCCTGGGCACCTTGTCGGTGTTGCGTTTCGACGTGCTGGGCACCGGACGGACTGCGGTGCAGGCGATCAGCGGAACGGCACTGGGATTCGGGCTCGGCACCCTCGGCATCCTGCTGGTCGGCGATCACGACGTCGCGTTGCTGATCGCGCTTCCGGTGACGGCCTTCGCCGCGGCGTACGCACCGGCCGCGATCTCGTTCACCATCGGGCAGGCCGGCTTCACGCTGTTCGTCATCGTGCTGTTCGGCCTCATGGACTATCCGCCGCAGCTGAACACCGGCGTGGTGCGCTTCGTCGACATCGTGCTGGGGGCCGCGGTCAGCCTGGTCGTCGGCATGTTGCTGTGGCCGCGCGGCGTGGCCGGTCAACTGCGCGCGTCGATGGCCCGCGGGCTCCGGGCGAGCGACAGCTACCTTCGGGCGGCCTTCGACGGCCTGCTCGGCCGGCAGCCGTCCCCGGACGACGACGTACGGCGGACCGCGACTGCCGCTGTCGCCCAGGCGACCGAGACGTTCGACCTGGCTCTCATGCAGCGGGGCCCGGGGCTGCAGCACGCCGACGACTGGGCCCGGATGGCCACGACGGCGAGCCACGTCGTCACCGCCGCCGACCTCATCACGGCCACCCGGCAACTGGGGTGGGCACCGGCCGGCGTCCCCGGAGCCGCGGCCGCGCTGGCTGCCGGTGCCGACGACGTCGACGGGTTGCTGCAGGAGGCGGCGGCGGTACTGGCCGGCGCCGCCCCGCCGGACCCCGTCGACGCGCCGGACCGGACGGCGCTACCGAACCGAGCCGCGCCGCCGGACCAGGGGGCGGTACCGGATGGCGCCTCGCGCACCATCCGCAGCGCCGTCGTCGCCGCGCTGCGCGACGACACCGGTGCCGGTACCGGCGACGAGCGGCGGCGAGCCCGAGCCGTGGTGGGCGCGATCTGGGCCCGCGACTGGCTGGCCCACCTGGCGTGGCTGGGCGAGCACTGCGTGGCGCGTGCCCGGCTGCTTGCTACCGAGGACGTGGGGGAGGATCGGCGTCCGACACCACCCGTGCCACAGCCGGCACCACCAGCAGGTAGGTCACCAGGTGCATGAGCGCCAGCCACAACCGGGTCGCGGCACTGACGTACGCCGGCTGCAACAGCGGTGAGGCCAGCGACACCCCGAAGACCACCGTGCCGACGACCAGCACGATGGTGCCGCCGCGGCGCTGGCCCAGCGCCAGGGCGCCGAGTGCCGCACCGAGCAGTGCGGCAGCCAGCGTCACGACCACGATGGTCACGGCGGTTACCGCACCCGGCCCGAACCCGCCCGGCGTCGCCACCTCGTAGTCGATGCCGATGAGCAGGCCGACGCCGTACAGCGCCAGGCAGAGCAGCGCCGCTGTCAGGCCGCTGACGACTCCCGCCCGCAGCACGTCTCGGAACCGGGCGACGGCGCTGGCCGGGGGCGGTACCGGGGTCGCCGAGGCACGCGAGCTCACGACGGCATTGTGGCCTGCCGGCGTAGTCCGCCGGCGGCTTGCGGTTGTTACCGACGAGTAGCATCATGGTGTTACCCGCTGGTAACTAGGCGGCCGGTTCGGTGGGAGGGCGAGATGGGGCACTACCGCAGCAACCTGCGCGACCTGCAGTTCAACCTCTTCGAGGTCTTCGGAGCGGGAGACCGGATGGGCCGCGGCCCGTTTGCGGAGATGGACGTGCAGACCGCCCGCACGATTCTTCGTGAGATCGAACGGCTCGCCAGCGGACCGCTGGCTGACTCCTTCGCCGAAGGCGACCGGACCCCGCCGGTGTTCGACCCCGCCACGCACACGGTGACGATGCCGCCCGGCTTCAAGGCGTCCTTCAAGGCCCTGATGGATGCGGAGTGGTGGCGCCTGGACCTGCCGGACGAACTCGGTGGGACCGGCGCTCCGCCCTCGTTGCGCTGGGCGGCGGCCGAACTGTTCCTCGGCGCCAACCCCGCCGCGTTCATGTACATGGCCGGCCCGGGCTTCGCCTCGATCCTCTACCAACTCGGCAACGCCGATCAGCGCCGTCTCGCCGAACTCATGGTCGAACACCGGTGGAGCGCCACCATGGTGCTCACCGAGCCGGACGCCGGATCCGACGTGGGCGCGGGCCGGACCCGTGCCGTCGAACAGCCGGACGGGTCGTGGCACATCGAGGGTGTGAAGCGATTCATCACCTCGGCCGAACACGACCTGGCCGACAACATCATCCATCTGGTCCTGGCCCGCCCGGTCGGCGCCGGGCCCGGCACAAAGGGACTGTCGCTGTTCGTCGTCCCGAAGTTCACCGTCGATCTGCAGACCGGCGAACTGGGCGAACGCAACGGCGTCTACGTCACCAACGTCGAGCACAAGATGGGCCTGAAGGCCTCGACCACCTGCGAGGTCACCTTCGGCGAGAACGCACCGGCGGTCGGCTGGCTGGTGGGTGACGTTCACGACGGGATCGCGCAGATGTTCAAGGTGATCGAGTACGCCCGGATGATGGTGGGCACCAAGGCGATCGCGACGCTATCGACCGGTTATCTGACGGCCGTGGACTACGCGCGGACCCGGGTGCAGGGCGCGGATCTGACCCGGCTGGCGGACAAGGATGCGCCGCGGGTGCCGATCATCCGGCATCCCGACGTACGCCGGCTGCTGATGCAGCAGAAGGCCTATGCCGAGGGGATGCGGGCCCTGGTGGCGTATGCCGCGCAGTGGCAGGACCGCATCGCGCTCGGTGAGGAAACGGCGACCGCGGAGCGGATGAACGACCTGCTCCTGCCCCTGGTCAAGGGCGTCGGTTCGGAACGGTCGTACGAGATGCTCGCCCTGTCGTTGCAGACGCTGGGCGGCTCGGGCTACCTGCAGGACTACCCGATCGAGCAGTACCTGCGCGACGCCAAGATCGACACCCTGTACGAGGGCACGACGGCGATCCAAGGGCAGGACTTCTTCTTCCGGAAGATGTTGCGGGACAACTTCCAGGCGGTGTTCCACCTTGCCGGTGAGATAGCGCTGACCGTCAAGGGGCCCGGTGGCGACGACCCCTTCGCCGCCGAGCGGCAGCTCTTGGGCCACGCGCTGGAGGACGTCCAGGGAATCATCTCGGTGATGGGCCAGTGGGCACTGGCCGCCCAGGCCGACCAGCCCACGGAGGTCTACAAGGTCGGCCTCAACACCACTCGGCTGCTGCTGGCCGCCGGCGACCTGGTCATCGGCTGGCTGCTGCTGCGACAGGCCGAGGTCGCCGAGCACGCGCTCGCCCGTGGTGACGTGTCCGATGGCGACCGGGCGTTCTATCGGGGCAAGCTCGCGACCGCACAGTGGTTCGCCCACAACAGGTTGCCGCTGCTCACCGCCGAGCGGCACATCGCGGCCGCGACGGATCTGGCGCTCATGGAGGTACCGGACGAGGCCCTGTAGCCCAGATCCCATGGCCGAGAACCATTGTCGCCGACAGCCTGGCGGCCATCGGCGGCAGGAAAACAGGACGGCGTCAGCCGAGGCCCCTCCACCCCGGCTGACGCCGTCGTCTGTCTGTGTGCCACGACGTCGCCGCCCTGACACTGGGTCGTTGCCGACCCGGGCCGTCGCGGCCCGTGAACGATGGTCAGCGCCCCCTCAGACGCACGAGCGACCACCGTCGAGGTCGACCGACCCCCTCAGCGCCTCGCGGCGACAGTCGACCGACGTCAGCACCGTACCGACGGTGCAACGCCGCCGGCAGTCGCCGGTTCGGTCCCTGTCCGAAGCGGATGGACCTGTCGCCATCAGCCGAACGGCGGAGGTCAGCCGCCGCTAACCCGCGAACTGGCGGCCCGGCCGGCCCGCGGTTGGACCCGGCGCCTGCTCGGGGTCGTCAGACCTCGTCGGCGTCGGACAGGTGCGGCTCGGACCACGCGAAGTCGTCCCACCGCGGCCGCGGTGTGGTCAGTGCCGAACTCGCAGCAACCGAGATGGTCGCCGACATCGTCGATACTACCTGTGCCACAGTCATTTTCTTGCTCGCTGGCATATCAGTACCCCTCACCCGCGCCCCACTTCGGATACGTCGCACCCCCCAGCGCAACGTCGCCGCGGACCCCCCTGGCCCGAGCCGAGACTAGGCCGACGATTGCGCTGTGCGCAGCCTGCACAGCACAAATTGCGCCGATCGGAGGACAGCGTCACCCACGGTGACGTGCGCCAGGCGGCCGGGCGGTCGATCGGCTGCCGACCTAGGATCGCCGCGCCATCGAACGACGCGGATTCGTCCCGAGGAAAGGACGCCATGCTCGACGCCCGGGCAGCTGGCCGCGCCGCCCTGGCCGGCGTGGCCGTCGCCGGCCTCGGTTTCGGTGTCGGTTCGGGAGCCCAGCCGGCAGAGCGACTCGGCACCGTCTCCGCGGCGTCGACATCAGCTTCGGCGGCAATGGTTCTCACGGCAGCAGCGCCGCCAGCCTCGATACCGACGACCGCCGTGTCGACCAGCTGGCTGCCGGCGCAGCGGCGTGGACCGACCAACCCCAGCCGGCTGCGCCACCTCGGCACGGCGACCCAGGTCATCGTCGTCAGCGCGCCCCGGTGGCGTTCGGCGCACGGCACGCTGCGGGCGTACGAACTGACCGCGGACGGCCACTGGCAGTTGGCGTTCGCGCCGGTCCGCGGCGCGCTCGGCCGGCACGGGCTGGTCTGGGCGGCGTCGCGCCGGCAGGGCAGCGGCATGACGCCAGCGGGAACCTTCGGTGTCACACAGGCTTTCGGACGGGTCGCCGACCCGGGGACGGCCCTGCCGTACACGGCGGTCGACGGCGACGACGCGTGGCCGTACGACCCACGGGATCCGGCGACGTACAACGTCCTGCAGACCACCCCGCCGGCCGGCCGGTGGCGCGCCGGCTACGTGGAACGGCTGCGGTCGTACGGCCGGCAGTACGACTACGCCGCGGTACTGGACTTCAACCTGCCTCGGCCGCCGTACCTGAAGTCCGGCTCCCTGTGGCGCGCGGCGGTGCCGGCCGACACCCGGGCCGGCGGGGGGATCTTCTTGCACGCCAACAAGAAGGTGCGTGGCGTCGTGCAGCCGACCGCGGGCTGTATCTCGGTGCCGCGGGCCACGATGCGAGCCCTGCTGCGCTGGCTGGACCCGGCCGCCTCCCCCGTCGTGGTGGTGGCGCCGACCGCGGCTCTCCCGCGCGCCTGAGGCGCTGTCGGGGCGACTCCGCCCCTCGTTAGCCGAGCTGTCGCCACCGCCCGTTGCCTGGGCGGCGGCCGATCACAGCCGTCGGTCGGCCAGCACCGGGAACGCCGAACGCCAGGCGGTCACCCGGTCGGGATCGAGGTCCACGAGCAGCACCTCCTGGTCGGTGCCGGCCTCCGCGACGACCTCACCCTGCGGATCGACGACGACGCTGTGGCCGCCCATCGGTACCCCCGCGTGTGTCCCGACCGCGTTGCACGCCACCACGAACGCCTGGTCCTCGATCGCCCGGGCCCGGGTCAGCACCCGCCAGTGCTCGATCCGCCGCGCCGGCCAGCCACTGGGTACGAGGAACGCCGTGGCACCCGCGGCGGTCAGCTGGCGGTACAACTCGGGGAACCGCAGGTCGTAGCAGGTCGACAACCCGGTGAGTCCCAACGGAGTCGGCGCCACCACGAGGTCGGTTCCGTGGGTCATCACCGTCGCCTCACCACCGTCGAAGCCGAACAGGTGCAGCTTGCGGTACGTCGCAGCGAGGCTCCCGTCGGGGCCGATCAGGACCGAGGTGTTGTAGTACGCGCCGGTGTCGGTGACCTCGGCGATGGAACCGGCGTGCAGCCAGCTGCCCGCTGCCCGGGCCGTCTCGCGCAACCGCGTGACGAGGTCGCCGGACACCGGTTCGGCATGCGCCCGTGCAGCCGGGATATCGAACGCGCCGACGTGCCACAACTCCGGGAGCACCACCACGTCGGCCTGTCGGGCAGTGTCGGCGACCAGGTCGAGGACCCGGTCCACCCGCGCAGCGACCGGCTCGCCCGCCGACACGTCCAGTTGCAGAACCGCGACCCGCACGCTGACCGGCACCGCGCCGTCGGCACGCACCGTGCCGTCGGGCGCGACACCGTCGGCAGCCTCACCAGAGCGAGTGGTGTCGGCAGGAGCGTCGGGCACGGCGACGACCCTACGGCTGCACCGGTGTCGGGCTCGCGCCGTCGGCTCCGGCATCCGGAGCCACCGCGCGGGCCCGGGCCCACATCGCGGCGTAGCTGCCGCCGGCGGCGAGCAGCTCGGCGTGGCTCCCCCGCTCGAGCACCCGCCCGGCGGCCAGCAGGACGATCTCGTCAACCTCGGGCAGCCCGGCGAGGTCGTGGGTGATCAGCAGGACGGCGCGGTCGGCCGTCAGGGCCCGTACGTCTGCCAGCAGCGCGGCGCCGGTGGCCTGGTCGAGGTGCTCCGACGGCTCGTCGAGAACCAGGACGGGGTGCCCGGCCAGCAGCAGCCGTGCCATCGCCAGCCGTTGCCGCTGCCCGCCGGACAGCGCCGCACCGTGCTCGCCGACCGGGGTGTCCAGTCCGGCGGGAAGGTCGTCCACCCACTCCAACAACCGGGCGGCGCCGAGCGCGGCACGCAGCTCGCCCGGGGAAGCCGCCGGCCGGCCGATCGCGACGTTGCGGCCCACGGTCGTGTCGAACACATGCGCGTCCTGCGACAGCAGGCCGACCCGGCGGCGTACCTCCG belongs to Actinomycetota bacterium and includes:
- a CDS encoding cell wall-binding protein — its product is MLDARAAGRAALAGVAVAGLGFGVGSGAQPAERLGTVSAASTSASAAMVLTAAAPPASIPTTAVSTSWLPAQRRGPTNPSRLRHLGTATQVIVVSAPRWRSAHGTLRAYELTADGHWQLAFAPVRGALGRHGLVWAASRRQGSGMTPAGTFGVTQAFGRVADPGTALPYTAVDGDDAWPYDPRDPATYNVLQTTPPAGRWRAGYVERLRSYGRQYDYAAVLDFNLPRPPYLKSGSLWRAAVPADTRAGGGIFLHANKKVRGVVQPTAGCISVPRATMRALLRWLDPAASPVVVVAPTAALPRA
- a CDS encoding EAL domain-containing protein; translation: MGALTTDVVPIDLATRVFEVALDSAPIGMAIVALDGRFTRVNRALCELTRYPEQDLLGLTFQDITHPDDLAADVALVHQLVAGTIPRYSLEKRYLRRGGAVVWVHLHVALLRDEHGTPVSFISQIEDITDRRAARQLLEASEERFRMLVEHASDVLVQTDSRGGIGWISPSVIAVLGWHPVDLLGRVVDDLVHGDDRVRLSVARDRAHEVGLGRTEIRVLSATGDMRWMSLGATALARPEQEADLLLTLRDVQDEVTARQQLEASEERFRRTLDGAPNAIAVLDLDGRFRSANPALCVLLDRQESWLQERRTCDVVHADDVEADRWAMGQLLAGDEMHHTGEQRLMRADGAVLWIRRSLSLMRDTDDRPMFYVWQAEDITATKHAREALAFRAFHDVLTGLANRARVQDDLQRAVAEARVSGGTVGVLYCDLDNFKVVNDSLGHAAGDQVLVAVAERIRGSVRNGDTVGRIGGDEFVVVLRGLRAAADAQLVASQVTDAVSREVVVRGRRIVPTTSIGVAVSDCSSDAEDLLRDADIALYRAKGNGRARWEVFDDQMRAEAVARLTVEDELRGALDRDELVVHFQPIVHLQSRQVRAYEALVRWHHPDRGLLSPADFLPVAEDSGLVVPIGTVVLEQVCRFLAHRRNWPGYVTMNVSAVQLSRPDCAAKITNALARHDLAPQRLVLEVTESAVLNLAPAARADLEMLTSHGVRLLIDDFGTGFSSIAQLRDLPVRGIKLDRSFVADLTDGDSPANRLAEGLAGLARGLGLVGVAEGVETEEQASMLHLLGWDQGQGFLFGRPEADERWPID
- a CDS encoding acyl-CoA dehydrogenase, with product MGHYRSNLRDLQFNLFEVFGAGDRMGRGPFAEMDVQTARTILREIERLASGPLADSFAEGDRTPPVFDPATHTVTMPPGFKASFKALMDAEWWRLDLPDELGGTGAPPSLRWAAAELFLGANPAAFMYMAGPGFASILYQLGNADQRRLAELMVEHRWSATMVLTEPDAGSDVGAGRTRAVEQPDGSWHIEGVKRFITSAEHDLADNIIHLVLARPVGAGPGTKGLSLFVVPKFTVDLQTGELGERNGVYVTNVEHKMGLKASTTCEVTFGENAPAVGWLVGDVHDGIAQMFKVIEYARMMVGTKAIATLSTGYLTAVDYARTRVQGADLTRLADKDAPRVPIIRHPDVRRLLMQQKAYAEGMRALVAYAAQWQDRIALGEETATAERMNDLLLPLVKGVGSERSYEMLALSLQTLGGSGYLQDYPIEQYLRDAKIDTLYEGTTAIQGQDFFFRKMLRDNFQAVFHLAGEIALTVKGPGGDDPFAAERQLLGHALEDVQGIISVMGQWALAAQADQPTEVYKVGLNTTRLLLAAGDLVIGWLLLRQAEVAEHALARGDVSDGDRAFYRGKLATAQWFAHNRLPLLTAERHIAAATDLALMEVPDEAL
- a CDS encoding carbon-nitrogen family hydrolase — encoded protein: MRVAVLQLDVSAGEPVAARVDRVLDLVADTARQADVVVLPELWHVGAFDIPAARAHAEPVSGDLVTRLRETARAAGSWLHAGSIAEVTDTGAYYNTSVLIGPDGSLAATYRKLHLFGFDGGEATVMTHGTDLVVAPTPLGLTGLSTCYDLRFPELYRQLTAAGATAFLVPSGWPARRIEHWRVLTRARAIEDQAFVVACNAVGTHAGVPMGGHSVVVDPQGEVVAEAGTDQEVLLVDLDPDRVTAWRSAFPVLADRRL
- a CDS encoding dodecin domain-containing protein, with product MSSRTYGVTEVVGTSPNGVDDAIRNAVSRAAKTVRHLDWFTVQEIRGYIRDGGVDHTQVTLKLGFRLEDA